GCCAGATTTTCCGGCATGTCGCGCAGCGCTTTGTCCTCGCGGGCCAAAATGCTCTGCGCCAGAACGTCGTTTTCACCAGCCTCTGGCGGCAGAACACCGTTAATCGCCAAATGTTGGTGATGCAGGCCGATTTGATAAAGCTCATCGTACGTGTGGGACACCTCTTTCAGCGTGGAGGACTGAGCGCGGGCGACCAGTACCAGACGCGTTAGCGAGGCGTCTGCCAGCGCGTTAACCGCGTCCGCGTACTGGTGCTGCTGCTTTTCCAGCCCAACCAGAGGGCCGAGATTGGCTGCCGCGTCTGGGTTTGCTTCCAGATAACCGCTCCAAGCTCCCGGCAGCTCAAGCATGCGAATCGTGTGGCCGGTTGGCGCAGTATCAAACACTACGTGATCGTACTGTTGGCGCAGCTCTGCGCTGGTTAAAAGCCCGGTGAACTCGTCGAAGGCCGCAATTTCCGTGGTGCAGGAGCCTGACAGCTGTTCTTCAATGCTGCTTATTACGTCAGCGGGCATAAGGTCGCGTACGGGATCCAGCACTCGCTCCCGATAGGCCTGCGCAGCGGCCATCGGGTCGACCTCCATAGTGGCAAGATTGGCAACGGTTTTTATGGCGACGATGCGGTGTCCGATCTCCTGCTGGAACACCTGCCCCACGTTAGACGCAGGGTCGGTGCTGACCAGTAGCGTTTTCTTTCCACGATCGGCAAGCCATACTGCGGTCGCGCAGGCAAGGGAGGTTTTTCCAACGCCGCCTTTGCCGGTGAAAAAAATGAAAGGGGGAATGTCATTAATAAAAGGCATGTTCATATACGGTCTCTCTATCAAAATGAGCGATGTAGGGCTTAGGGAATACGCGGAACGTTGCAGCAGGAGGAAGAGTTACGATCGTCTTCTTCACTCGGTGAGAGATAAACATTTCCCCAGCGGCCAAGATCCTGTCGGGTTGGCAGCCTTCCCGCCATCACGATAGCCCCGTCTAGCAGCACTATCGGCAGAGACTGAATGCCCGACGCGTTAAGAAATGCCTGGACGGTGGCGCTGGCAACAAAGCGCTGTGGGTGTTTTGTCAGACTGTAGCGGTGAATATCAATGCCGTTTCTCTTCGCCCATTCAAAATCGGCATTTAGCGCAACGGCTTCAGGCTGGATAGTGACGCTGCTGGTGGCGCAGCAGCCGCCGGATTCGAAAATTTCTAACTTGGACATATCGTGACCTCAGTGTTGTATTTAACGACTTTGCACTGAAGTAAACGAACGAGTCGGGAAAAGGATGCAGGGGAGAGCGTTTTTTTATATTCACTCTTACCACTCTTTTCAGGAGAAACAGACTGTTTATGGTAAGGTAGATGAGCTAGGTTACTGATTGTGCTACGCATGCCCTGAATTTCCTATAGGAAATGAGAAGTCGAGCACTGCGGGTGCATAACGATAAACGTACAGGGAGTTGTCTTAGTGAATATGTCTGAAGATGGATTAAGTCTCGTTAAAGGGATTATGTCTACGGCCACCAAAATGGCCTACCTGCTGAACAGTGATAAAGAGTACGCCGAAGAGGCGGTGGAAAGGTTTAGCCAGCTTCTTGAAGAGCATATTGATGAGGTCGGAGAAGACGATTTTATCGATAGCCATCACGAAGGATATCTTGGATATTCTCTGGCGACCTTTATTGATGAAGCGTCGCTTGGCAACAGCTTCATGGTGGACTGGAAGGACACGGAGTCGGCGTTAGACTGGCTGGACTCTGCCTTGGAAAATGAAGATGTCAGTATCGACCTGCAGTATGACGTCGATGACCCTATCAGCGAGCTCGATGCCCATCAGATTTTTGTACGCAGCAATCTACAGCTCAGCGCTATCGGCTACAGCCTGCTGGGGCTGGATACGGGCGATGACTGCTATAGAGAGATCCTGCTGCCGTCTGAGTCAGTCGATCGGTTTATTCAGCTCGCGGCAGAGATGGGCGTTGAGATAACGATGAATGACGTTGAAGAGGATTTGTCATAGCTGAACAGGGAATCGATTAGGCATTAATGAGTGAGCTGAGCGTCGTGGTGTCTATGAGGGCATGTTTCTATGACAGCAGACAGAGGTAGCCTCGTTGCTTTCTATATCGCACAGCTCCATCATTTTGCTTTTTAATCGGCTTCTTGCCCTCAGCAGTCGGGACTTTAAGGCAGTAAGGGAAATCATCAGCTCTTTCGCAACCTCCTGCTGGGGGCGCTGTCGCAGATCACACTCTTCCAGCAGGAATCGCTCTTCGGCATCAAGCGCCTGTAGCGTTTCGGGCAGGCAGACAGACAGTGTCTGAAGTGCGTCGATGTGGTGCGCTTCCTGTAATGTCTCATCGACAAGCTCGGTGAAGTCTTTAGCGGTGCGATAGGTGTCTATTAGCCTGTTTCGAGCGGTTCGGTACAGCCAGGCTCTGGGATTTTCGATGCTGCAAAAGCTGTCCGCATGGGCATGAGCCTGCAGAAATACGTCCTGTAACAGATCTTCCGCTCGGTCTCGATCGCCGATTTGTGCTAATAGAAACCGGTAGAGTTCTGTTTTAAGACTTTCCCAAACGCCAGTCATACAGGCGTTTAGCTCTTCAGGGCTTGCGGTGGCCGATTCAACTTGCAGCGTCATCTTCTTTATCCACATGGGGTGTTTCATCATCCTGACAGCACTCTTCGGTTAAAAAAGCGATAAGGGCGTCTAGATTTTCATAGCGAGCGCGGCAAAGCAGAGTTCTACCCTGCCGTTCCTGATGTATCAGATCGACGGAAAGCAGTGCTGAGAGGTGGTGGCTTAAGGTTGAAGATGGAATAGCCAGCCGCTTTTGCAGTTCTCCTACAGATAGGCCCTGACGCCCCGATTTCACCAGCTCTCGGTAGACGCTCAGGCGAGTTGGGTGACCGAGCTCTTTGAGGGTTTGCGCTGCCTGTTGGCATTTCATGTACATACACACTTATATTTCTATATTTCCGGGAATATAGTTTTTTGGTGAAAAAAAGTAAAGTCCCGTCTTGGCCGATTGAGCGCGGCTTCCTGATAACAGAACAGTAGAAATTAGTCGAGATCGGGCAGCCAGTTATACCGCTGACAGTGCCAGCGGATAATGTCGATCATCTTTTCTGCCGTTTGAGTTAGCGGAATTTTGCGCGGGTAAATCAGCACGAAGTGCGCAGAGGGCAGCTTTTCCTTAATGGGCAAAATGCACAGCTTGTCTCTATATTCGCTAAGCTCAACGCGAATCGTCGACAAAATGCCCAGGTAGTCGCTGTACATCAGCAGCGGTAGCCCGCATACCAGAGAGTCGGAGCGGACGGCAATGGCAGACTTATGCAGCCTAAAGTAGGGGACTCTTTCTTCTATCTGCTTAAAAAAGCCGATGTTGGCGTCTGTCAGCCACCATTTGGCATCGGTCAATTGACTAAAGGACGTGCACTTAGCGTACGGGTGATCCTTGCGCGCAATAATGCCAAAGTGCGCAGTAAACAGGGCTCAACGATGAACTCGCTGAGAGAGACGTCATCAGACTTGACGCCGATAACAAAATCCAGCTTTCCCTCCCTTAGGCGCGGCAGGTGAACAGGCATCTGGGCATCTTCAATAATAATCTGGGCTTCGGGTCTTTTCTGGCTGAACTCCTGAATAATCTGAGGCAGCAGGCTGATTGCTAAAATAGGCGAAATGCCAAAGGCGACGGAGCCCTGCGATATCTGTTGGATTACGTGAATCTCTTCAGCGGCCTTTTGCATCTCTTCCAGAATCAGGTTGGCGCGTGAGGAAAAGGCTCGCCCTGCGTCGGTGAGCGTCACGCCAAAGCTGCCCCTGATAAGCAGAGGCGCGCCCATCACGCTTTCCAACTCTTTGACCGACCGCGTTAGCGCAGGCTGCGTTTGACCCAGCGCCTTTGCCGCTGCGCGAATGCTGCCGTGCTGGACAATGGCCTGAAACGCCAACAGCTGATTGAGTTTAGGTAAATGCTTCATTGGTAATCACCCTATGCATAAAAGGCATCACACACAAGATAATACCATCTGGTTAATCCTCTGTGTTTATATATGATTCATTTTAAGCGGATAAGTCACATAATTAAGATAAATAAAGCGACGCTCTGCATTTATTTAAAAATATATATTTAAAAAATAAGTGAATTTATTTTCATTAATAAATTCAATGGGTTGATTTTATCTTTTACTGTGCCTTTTTAATAAGATGTTGTCGTTAAATTCATTTTATTAACTATTAATTAACGCCAATAAAACGCTTTTATCAAACTGAACATTATAAATATAAAACAGTATCCAAAGTATTACTTATAGAAACTATCAAGGAGCACGTAAGAATGGCTATTTCAACTATCCCCTGGGGGAGAGACCTGCCTCATTCGACGAGCGACGAAGCGGAAGCCAAGAACTGGGGCTATTGGCAAAATCGCATCAATCGCGCTTCGCTGGTCATGCTGTCGGAAACCGGCATCGTTTCCCCCGAAGAGGCTAAAATCATCGCTCTTGCTCAGCAGGCCGCAGAGGCCAAGCAGTCTGAGCCCGGTGCTGAGCCGCTGACGGACATTATGCCGCTGGAAAACCTGCTGATTGCTCAGTGTGGGCAGATGGCGACCCTGATCCACACCGGGCGCAGTCGTCAGGATATTTTCGCTACCCTCAATCAGGCTCGCCTTCGCCTATCGCTGCTTGATTTTTCTGAGAATTTCAACACGCTGCGCGAGCGTATTCTGACCATCGCCAAAGAGAACACCAAAACCTGGATCCCAGCCTACACAAACGGCGTACAGGCGATGCCGATAACGCTTGGTTTTTACTGCTGGGCATTTTTAGCCTCTTTTGAGCGGGATTTTGACCGTATTCGTGAGGCATGGGCGCGCGTAAATCGCTCTGCGCTAGGGGCGGCGGTGTTGGCCAATTCCCATTGGCCTATCGATCGCCAGCGTTTGGCTGAGCTTTTAGGCTTTGATGGCCCGGTAGTTAACGGGCTAGACAGCACGCAGGTCAGCCTGTTTGATGTGCCCCTCGAAACGGCAGGCATTGCGCAAAACGTCGCTATTCGCATCACCACGCTAATGCAGGATATCGCCCAGCAGTATTCGCAAACGCGCCCGTGGATGCTGCTGGATTCAGCCGCCGCCTACGGCTCTTCAGCGATGCCGCAAAAGCGCAACCCCGGCGTTATTCAAAAGGTGCGTGCAAAAGCTAGCGACGTCATTGGCGCAGCTCAGACCTCCGTTCTCCGTGCCCACAACCTGCCGCTTGGCATGTACGACAACAAAGAAAGCGTCTCGGAAGACAACACAGCGGTTTTTGTTCAGGCTGTGCACATGCTTCAACTGACTAACTGGGCCTTCTCTATGCTGAAGGTTCTGCCAGAGCGCGCCCTAGAAGAGCTCAACAGCGACTGGACCTGCTCCATGGCACTGGCGGAGAGGCTCCAGCAGGTTCACGCGGTTCCCTTTAGGGTTGGTCACCACTTTGCCAGCGATATCGTGACGCTGGCGCGAGATAAGGGCTATTTGCCAACAACCTTCCCCTATGCAAAGGCTGTGGAGATATATAGCGACGTCACCAAACAGCTTGGCTGGCAGGACGGCGCGCTGCCGCTGACGGAGGCGCAGTTCTACCAAACGCTTACGCCAGAGTACGTTGTTTCCACGCTACAGGGGGCAGGTTCTCCCGCACCTCAAAGCGTTGAAGAAGGATTAAAACAGATAGAAAAAAGACTCAGTGAAGACCAGTTCTGGCTAAGTGGGAAGCGGGATTCACTTAAGAGTAAAGATGCACTGCTTGATTCACTTTTTGAAACCTTAACGAAGTAACACACAAATAATATCAATGGTGACTATATGACATGGATTATCGTGGGCTTACTGATAGTAATAGCCACTTTCTGGTTAATTATTAAGAACTATGAAACGCGGCTGGTGCTGTCCCTTTCCGGCGCGCTGATGGCTATTCTGGGTGGAAACCTACCGGGCGCTGTGGACGCCTTTATCAAGCAGTTCGTTAACGGCGGTCTGGTGCCGACGATCTGTACCGTGCTGGGCTTTTCCTACGTGATGAACTACACCAAGTGCTCAGATCACCTAGTGGCGATGATGACCAGCATTCTGAGGCGCGTGCCCATCATTATTTTACCGGGTACGGTTATCGTGACGTTCTTCCTTAACATTGCGCTTCCCTCCGCTGCAGGCGTTGCGGCTGCCGTTGGCGCGCTGCTGATCCCTATGCTGCTGGCGCTGAAGGTCAAGCCGGGGATGGCCGCTTCTGCTGTCTATTTGGGTACTTGGGGTTCGGTTATTTCTCCCGGCCTGATGTTCAACCCACAGATCGCCGATATGGCCAAGGTTGACGTCATGACCGTTATTGCCACCACCACGCCTTCTGTGCTCATCAGCTTAGGCATTGCAGCCGTTCTGTTAACTCTGATGGCTAAGGTGATGAAAGAGGGCGTCGGGTCTAACACTGAGGCTGTGGCAAACAGCGAAGATCAGGGCGCCATGAAGGTGAACTATATTTACGCGATGGTACCGGTACTTCCGCTGGCACTTTTGGTGTTAGGCTCTAAGCAGATTGGCCTGACCCCCTATATGTCAGTGCCTGAAGTTATGCTGCTAGGTTCCGTGATTGGATTTGTGGTGACTCGCTGCAATCTGGGCGAAGGCACGAAGAAGTTTTTCCGCGGCGCGGGTGACGGTTTTGCCGATGTGGTTGGCTTGATGGCTGCTGCTGCTATGTTCTGTGCGGGTATGGACTCTATTGGCTTAACCGGCGCGCTGGTTGACGTGATGAAAGAGTCTCAGGCTGCCGCTCAGTTTGCCGCCGCGGCAGGGCCGTTTACGATGGCTGCCATCTCTGGTTCGGGCAACGCCGCTGCGCTGGCCTTTAACGGTGCGGTAGTACCGCACGCCGCTGACTTTGGCTATGGCATTGTCGAGCTTGGCTCGGTGTCGCAAATTGCCGCTGCTCTGGGGCGTACCATGTCTCCTGTTGCTGCTGCAGCGATTATCTGTGCCAAGCTGGCGGGCGTAAACCCAATGGAAATCGCCAAGCGCAACGCCATTCCGACAATTGGTGCCACCATTGCTGTGACGCTGCTGCTTCTGTAACGCTAAGAAAAAATATCTTTAACGCCAAGCCCGCATTCTGCGGGCTTTTTGCTCATATCTAACCAAAAAAAGCAGTCAAGACGGTCGTTTTCCCCTATGATACCAACGCTTTCTAACAACGATAAAAGTAAGGATATCGCGATGAATAGGTTAGGGAAAACGCTGCTCTCACTCATAGGCTTTTGCCTAATACCGCTGTTAACGTCGTGCAGCGCGCTAGAAAATTCAGACCGCGTGCAGATTGTCCAGCTCGGCGACTTTTACCCTATTCGCAGCCATGCCGAAGAGAACGCGCCCGACGTCCATAACGCAGTGAGTACCTCAGTGAAGAACCGGTGCGGCTGCTCTTACATTGCCATATCGCCGGCCTCATTGGGAATGAGCGAAGAGGCGTTTAATCAGCTATGGCGAGATCTGCGAAAAAATACCGGGCAGGGGCGCTTCTACCGGCTCACCTACGGCGAGTGCGCCAAAGACAGCCTGCTGGTGACTAAAATTGTTGACTGCTCAGACGGTGCCTGCGGTAAAGAGTATCGAATAGACACCAGTAAGATGTGGCTCAACACCTGGAGCTGGGCGGGAGACAATATCCCGATGACCCGCAACGGGCAGTATACGTCAGCAGGCAGCAAAAGCTCCGCGCAGTACTTTATCAACCTGCCGCTAAAAGAGGTGCCGGAACAGGGCGCGTGGAAGGTTGAAATTCGCTACACCGAAAATCCGGACGTTATCGCCATGGATGCCTATGTGGACAACGCGGACTTCCTGCTGGGAAAGTTTATTCTCGACTATAAAGCTCACTACTTAAGCGGCAATCTCTATGAGGAAGGCGGTTTCGATCGGCAGGGAAAGTCGCAGGGAGGAGCGCAAGGTAAGATAACGTCATACTATGACTCACCCGGAAAAGTGCGCAGCGTTAGTCACTTTAAGGATGGAAAGCTGCACGGTGAGTTCGTCTCCTATAACAAAAACGGTACCGTAGCAAAAAAAGAACAATATCTTCTCGGTAAAGACGTGACCAAAAACGGCATCGTTTATGGCTCTGAAGGACAGATCCTTGAGCGATATAATTACAACAGCAACGGTAGGAAAGAAGGGACTTGGCTCAACTACTACCCTGATGGAACGCTTAAGCTGAGTGAAAGCTATGCTAACGGGACGCTGGTCGGCACCTCAGAAGAGTACTGGCCAAACGGCAAGATTAAGC
This DNA window, taken from Leminorella richardii, encodes the following:
- the dcuC gene encoding C4-dicarboxylate transporter DcuC, with the translated sequence MTWIIVGLLIVIATFWLIIKNYETRLVLSLSGALMAILGGNLPGAVDAFIKQFVNGGLVPTICTVLGFSYVMNYTKCSDHLVAMMTSILRRVPIIILPGTVIVTFFLNIALPSAAGVAAAVGALLIPMLLALKVKPGMAASAVYLGTWGSVISPGLMFNPQIADMAKVDVMTVIATTTPSVLISLGIAAVLLTLMAKVMKEGVGSNTEAVANSEDQGAMKVNYIYAMVPVLPLALLVLGSKQIGLTPYMSVPEVMLLGSVIGFVVTRCNLGEGTKKFFRGAGDGFADVVGLMAAAAMFCAGMDSIGLTGALVDVMKESQAAAQFAAAAGPFTMAAISGSGNAAALAFNGAVVPHAADFGYGIVELGSVSQIAAALGRTMSPVAAAAIICAKLAGVNPMEIAKRNAIPTIGATIAVTLLLL
- a CDS encoding sigma-70 family RNA polymerase sigma factor — translated: MTGVWESLKTELYRFLLAQIGDRDRAEDLLQDVFLQAHAHADSFCSIENPRAWLYRTARNRLIDTYRTAKDFTELVDETLQEAHHIDALQTLSVCLPETLQALDAEERFLLEECDLRQRPQQEVAKELMISLTALKSRLLRARSRLKSKMMELCDIESNEATSVCCHRNMPS
- a CDS encoding DUF6630 family protein is translated as MSEDGLSLVKGIMSTATKMAYLLNSDKEYAEEAVERFSQLLEEHIDEVGEDDFIDSHHEGYLGYSLATFIDEASLGNSFMVDWKDTESALDWLDSALENEDVSIDLQYDVDDPISELDAHQIFVRSNLQLSAIGYSLLGLDTGDDCYREILLPSESVDRFIQLAAEMGVEITMNDVEEDLS
- a CDS encoding toxin-antitoxin system YwqK family antitoxin; its protein translation is MNRLGKTLLSLIGFCLIPLLTSCSALENSDRVQIVQLGDFYPIRSHAEENAPDVHNAVSTSVKNRCGCSYIAISPASLGMSEEAFNQLWRDLRKNTGQGRFYRLTYGECAKDSLLVTKIVDCSDGACGKEYRIDTSKMWLNTWSWAGDNIPMTRNGQYTSAGSKSSAQYFINLPLKEVPEQGAWKVEIRYTENPDVIAMDAYVDNADFLLGKFILDYKAHYLSGNLYEEGGFDRQGKSQGGAQGKITSYYDSPGKVRSVSHFKDGKLHGEFVSYNKNGTVAKKEQYLLGKDVTKNGIVYGSEGQILERYNYNSNGRKEGTWLNYYPDGTLKLSESYANGTLVGTSEEYWPNGKIKLKNTYKNGSSRAQVKWYESGQKESESFYNDKHQSVGTHKSWYENGNLYSDYRYYANGRQASTALWNSDGHPSSRETYSIKGERRSSERWFVNGKLRSRTVYQNGQLAVEEEYFDNGQLKERARWSNGNRKDREEWRKDGTRYERVKYNKKGEFTLIEKYDQKGKLEKRHKYER
- a CDS encoding argininosuccinate lyase, producing the protein MAISTIPWGRDLPHSTSDEAEAKNWGYWQNRINRASLVMLSETGIVSPEEAKIIALAQQAAEAKQSEPGAEPLTDIMPLENLLIAQCGQMATLIHTGRSRQDIFATLNQARLRLSLLDFSENFNTLRERILTIAKENTKTWIPAYTNGVQAMPITLGFYCWAFLASFERDFDRIREAWARVNRSALGAAVLANSHWPIDRQRLAELLGFDGPVVNGLDSTQVSLFDVPLETAGIAQNVAIRITTLMQDIAQQYSQTRPWMLLDSAAAYGSSAMPQKRNPGVIQKVRAKASDVIGAAQTSVLRAHNLPLGMYDNKESVSEDNTAVFVQAVHMLQLTNWAFSMLKVLPERALEELNSDWTCSMALAERLQQVHAVPFRVGHHFASDIVTLARDKGYLPTTFPYAKAVEIYSDVTKQLGWQDGALPLTEAQFYQTLTPEYVVSTLQGAGSPAPQSVEEGLKQIEKRLSEDQFWLSGKRDSLKSKDALLDSLFETLTK
- a CDS encoding arsenic metallochaperone ArsD family protein, encoding MSKLEIFESGGCCATSSVTIQPEAVALNADFEWAKRNGIDIHRYSLTKHPQRFVASATVQAFLNASGIQSLPIVLLDGAIVMAGRLPTRQDLGRWGNVYLSPSEEDDRNSSSCCNVPRIP
- a CDS encoding ArsR/SmtB family transcription factor — its product is MKCQQAAQTLKELGHPTRLSVYRELVKSGRQGLSVGELQKRLAIPSSTLSHHLSALLSVDLIHQERQGRTLLCRARYENLDALIAFLTEECCQDDETPHVDKEDDAAS